From Coffea arabica cultivar ET-39 chromosome 2e, Coffea Arabica ET-39 HiFi, whole genome shotgun sequence, the proteins below share one genomic window:
- the LOC140036697 gene encoding uncharacterized protein: MSETETSEIHSNTKSEETSNIPQTGDLQSIQAAYRLNGKNYLKWSQFVQTFLKGKGKISHLLGTGPKKGDPKFAAWDEEDSMVMSWLWNSMLPEISDTCMFLPTAQDIWTTIRQTYSKAGDAALIYEIKTKISATKQGNLSVTQYANLLQNLWQELDQYRRVQMVCSEDAATLKSFIEKDRVYDFLAGLNVEFDQVRIQILGKERLSSLNETISLIRAEENRREVMLEPKTLEGSAMISTKSNKDTIWCTYCKKSSHTRDDCFKLHGKEQVLSRKGGFKGRKAHLTAGEDQTQEKSNQAGMGEFKKEEIEKLRNLLNSLEKSSSTCSLAQSGFGYGEDDWTC, translated from the coding sequence ATGTCTGAAACTGAAACATCAGAAATCCACTCCAATACCAAATCAGAGGAGACCTCAAATATTCCACAAACAGGGGATTTGCAGAGTATCCAGGCAGCCTACAGGCTCAACGGGAAAAACTATTTGAAGTGGTCACAATTTGTTCAAACATTTCTCAAAGGAAAGGGCAAAATCAGCCACTTGCTTGGAACTGGACCGAAAAAGGGAGATCCTAAATTCGCTGCTTGGGATGAAGAGGATTCTATGGTCATGTCATGGCTGTGGAATTCCATGTTACCTGAAATAAGCGATACTTGCATGTTCCTACCAACAGCTCAAGATATATGGACTACTATTCGACAGACCTATTCAAAGGCAGGAGATGCTGCCCTAATCTATGAGATCAAAACAAAGATCTCAGCCACTAAACAGGGCAACCTTTCTGTTACTCAATATGCCAACCTTCTGCAAAATCTATGGCAGGAACTGGACCAATATCGGCGTGTTCAGATGGTGTGTAGTGAAGATGCAGCCACCTTGAAAAGCTTTATCGAAAAGGATAGAGTTTATGACTTCCTTGCAGGTCTGAATGTGGAATTTGATCAGGTCAGAATCCAGATATTGGGGAAGGAAAGATTATCATCTCTGAATGAGACAATATCATTGATTCGAGCTGAAGAGAACAGGCGAGAAGTCATGTTAGAGCCTAAAACATTAGAAGGCTCTGCAATGATTTCTACAAAGTCAAATAAAGACACAATTTGGTGCACGTACTGCAAAAAATCAAGCCATACGCGAGATGATTGCTTCAAACTCCATGGGAAGGAACAAGTCCTTAGTCGTAAAGGAGGATTCAAAGGGCGAAAAGCCCACTTAACTGCTGGAGAAGAccaaacacaagaaaaatccAACCAGGCTGGTATGGGAGAattcaagaaagaagaaatcgAAAAGCTAAGAAACCTCCTAAATTCCCTTGAAAAGTCCTCTAGTACGTGTTCATTGGCTCAATCAG